One segment of uncultured Tolumonas sp. DNA contains the following:
- a CDS encoding GNAT family N-acetyltransferase: MQSPLCFSRYGITLKELQRDEIEMVRQWRNDPKIAGLMLDQTHITEEMQKQWFERMSQSDCQYYFLAWFKDQPIGVASLIQIDREQQTCEPGMYIYIDEYRNNVVPFCVAFALNDLAFEVFSLQTLYGKIFADNAASVRFHEACGYTKYSERADNLGLFSLTQPDYLIARNKISRFIRY, from the coding sequence ATGCAGTCACCGCTCTGCTTTTCCCGATATGGTATTACGTTGAAAGAATTACAACGTGATGAGATTGAAATGGTTCGGCAATGGCGTAACGATCCTAAAATTGCAGGGTTGATGTTAGATCAAACTCACATTACGGAAGAGATGCAAAAACAATGGTTTGAGCGCATGTCACAATCTGATTGCCAATATTATTTTTTGGCTTGGTTTAAGGATCAACCAATTGGTGTCGCTTCTTTGATTCAGATCGATCGCGAACAGCAGACGTGTGAACCAGGCATGTATATCTATATTGATGAATACCGTAATAATGTGGTGCCGTTCTGCGTGGCATTTGCCTTAAATGATCTGGCATTTGAGGTGTTCAGCTTACAGACGCTGTATGGAAAAATTTTTGCAGATAACGCGGCTTCAGTTCGTTTCCATGAAGCCTGTGGTTATACCAAATATAGTGAGCGTGCAGATAATCTGGGGTTGTTTAGTTTGACACAACCTGACTATCTGATTGCCAGAAATAAAATTTCCCGATTTATCAGGTATTAA
- a CDS encoding acyl carrier protein codes for MKSLEQIFADSLAINLSDISDALTYQSIPQWDSVAHMTLIAAVEDEYGIMLDTDDIIDMSSVGKAKAILQKYGVEIA; via the coding sequence ATGAAATCTTTAGAACAAATTTTTGCCGACAGCCTTGCCATCAATCTGAGTGATATCAGCGATGCGTTGACCTATCAGAGCATTCCTCAGTGGGATTCGGTTGCACATATGACGCTGATTGCGGCGGTGGAAGATGAATACGGCATTATGTTGGATACCGACGATATTATTGATATGAGCTCTGTTGGAAAAGCCAAAGCGATCCTGCAGAAATACGGTGTTGAAATCGCATGA
- a CDS encoding SDR family NAD(P)-dependent oxidoreductase yields the protein MNLLLSGKKVLITGAGRGIGKAIAHLFAKHGAEIFLNGRNETAIAQLKDELVATYSATVHLAVFDVADTESVKQGFRTLFAVTKSLDVLVNNAGILDDALIGMVSQAQIQQTFSANTFSVLYCSQYAARMMQRNKQGSIINMASIIGRVGNAGQAVYGGSKSAVIGITQSLAKELAAQNIRVNAIAPGFIDTDMAHSLTDDKFQQRLDSIAMGRIGLPEEVAKVALFLASDLSSYVTGQVIGVDGGMLI from the coding sequence ATGAATTTATTGTTGTCCGGCAAGAAAGTGCTCATCACCGGCGCAGGCAGAGGGATCGGCAAAGCGATAGCGCATCTTTTTGCGAAACATGGCGCAGAGATTTTTCTTAATGGACGCAACGAAACAGCGATTGCGCAGTTAAAAGATGAGCTGGTGGCAACTTATTCGGCTACCGTTCATCTTGCCGTTTTTGATGTGGCTGATACCGAATCGGTCAAACAAGGTTTTCGCACACTGTTTGCGGTAACTAAATCGTTGGATGTGCTGGTTAACAATGCGGGCATTCTGGATGACGCGTTGATTGGCATGGTGTCGCAGGCGCAAATCCAGCAAACGTTTTCAGCAAATACCTTTAGTGTGCTTTATTGCTCACAATATGCCGCCCGCATGATGCAACGCAATAAACAGGGCAGCATTATCAATATGGCTTCGATTATTGGGCGGGTCGGTAATGCAGGGCAGGCTGTTTATGGTGGCAGCAAATCCGCTGTGATTGGCATTACCCAGTCGCTAGCGAAGGAGTTGGCTGCACAGAATATTAGAGTTAATGCCATTGCTCCTGGGTTCATTGATACTGACATGGCGCACTCGCTGACTGATGATAAATTTCAGCAACGGCTCGATAGCATTGCGATGGGGCGCATCGGTTTGCCGGAAGAAGTGGCTAAAGTCGCATTATTCTTGGCCAGCGATCTGTCGTCATATGTGACTGGGCAGGTTATTGGTGTGGATGGAGGAATGCTGATTTGA
- a CDS encoding AMP-binding protein: protein MSLWQQISQNQGAAIFEQEQTFSYAQLCLAAIARAEGLGATRQLVLLLADNSSDTLITYLACLVAKHPVILLSSSLSDDVVHQLIETYQPNWLLRPHHAAVQLTTKQHHFADELAVMLTTSGSTGNAKLVRLSEANLAANANSICQYLGMRPDDRALTALPFAYSYGLSVINSHLLCGASITMTNDGPLERGFWQLLKTQPITQLTGVPYSYQIYEQLRLRRQKWPHLRIMTQAGGRMPPERVLDYARWCADEQIAFYVMYGQTEATARMTYLPPELALQHPDSIGVPIPQGEMLILDEQGNSLSEGVGELCYQGPNVMLGYASQLSDLALPASEPCLRTGDLGYRNAQGLLFVTGRLKRQIKLAGIRWQLDAFEQQCKQHGWDVVCCGEDQKLRVACLCADHTEPLTAHLREVHQLHPSLFQVIVADTIPRTHAGKIDYPALNAQFGAA, encoded by the coding sequence TTGAGCTTATGGCAGCAAATTTCCCAAAATCAGGGCGCGGCTATTTTTGAGCAAGAACAGACATTCAGTTATGCCCAGCTCTGCCTGGCTGCAATAGCACGTGCAGAAGGCTTGGGGGCCACTCGCCAGCTGGTGTTATTACTGGCGGATAACTCTTCCGACACGCTGATAACCTATTTGGCCTGTCTGGTCGCGAAGCATCCGGTCATATTGTTATCGTCTTCGTTATCGGATGATGTGGTGCACCAGTTGATCGAGACTTATCAACCGAACTGGCTTTTGCGCCCTCATCATGCTGCTGTTCAGCTCACTACGAAACAGCATCACTTTGCGGATGAACTGGCGGTGATGCTAACGACATCAGGCTCCACGGGAAATGCCAAGCTAGTTCGGCTAAGTGAAGCCAACCTTGCGGCTAATGCCAATTCTATCTGCCAATATTTAGGCATGAGACCCGATGATCGGGCGCTGACGGCGCTGCCTTTTGCTTACTCCTATGGTCTATCTGTCATTAACAGTCATTTGCTTTGCGGCGCATCCATTACCATGACGAATGATGGGCCGTTAGAGCGTGGGTTTTGGCAGTTACTGAAAACCCAGCCCATCACACAGCTGACGGGTGTGCCTTATAGTTACCAAATTTATGAGCAGCTACGTCTGCGGCGGCAAAAATGGCCACATCTGCGGATCATGACACAAGCTGGTGGGCGCATGCCGCCTGAACGCGTGCTTGATTATGCCCGTTGGTGTGCGGATGAACAGATTGCCTTTTATGTGATGTATGGGCAGACCGAAGCAACGGCGCGGATGACTTATTTGCCACCAGAATTGGCGTTGCAGCATCCTGACAGCATCGGTGTTCCTATTCCACAAGGTGAGATGCTGATTCTCGATGAACAGGGTAATTCGCTATCAGAGGGTGTTGGGGAGCTCTGTTATCAGGGGCCGAATGTGATGCTGGGTTATGCCAGCCAACTGAGTGATTTAGCTTTACCTGCGAGTGAACCTTGCTTACGTACCGGCGATTTAGGTTATCGTAACGCGCAAGGTTTGTTATTTGTAACGGGGCGTTTGAAACGGCAAATTAAACTGGCTGGAATTCGCTGGCAACTTGATGCGTTTGAGCAGCAGTGCAAGCAGCATGGCTGGGATGTCGTTTGTTGTGGTGAAGATCAGAAATTACGTGTGGCCTGTTTGTGCGCTGATCATACTGAGCCACTGACTGCTCATTTACGCGAAGTACACCAACTACATCCGAGCTTATTTCAAGTCATAGTGGCTGATACTATTCCACGAACTCATGCTGGTAAAATTGATTACCCAGCGCTTAATGCACAGTTTGGTGCTGCATGA
- a CDS encoding acyl-protein synthetase: MMSALLEQLMQAPVYLLPQAEKEALLLPRLNELTHWHDQHCEPFHHLMQATQAQLQATDYGALPYVAVRLFKHRLLSSVPHDAIFKTLTSSGTTGAVSRIVLDRDSAALQSKVLVKIMQEYIGKQRLPMLLVEQPALIQNRSGFSARGAGALGLSFLGRDHHYALDEQMQPNWPVIEAFCEKYADQPVFLFGFTFMVWQCLLEPLKKRSIKLPLSSGVLFHSGGWKKLEHLAVSASDFNQRCADVLGIQQVHNFYGMVEQTGAIFVTCEHGHLHTPVMADVLIRDPKTLTVLPHKQQGLIQVLSALPQSYPGHSLLTEDLGTCLGEDDCPCGRKGRYFVVHGRLPKAEVRGCSDTFR, translated from the coding sequence ATGATGTCTGCACTGCTCGAACAACTCATGCAAGCACCTGTTTATCTGTTACCGCAGGCAGAAAAAGAGGCATTATTACTGCCTCGGCTCAATGAGCTGACGCACTGGCATGATCAACATTGTGAGCCGTTTCATCATTTAATGCAGGCAACCCAAGCACAGTTGCAAGCGACTGATTATGGCGCTTTGCCCTATGTTGCTGTGCGGTTATTTAAACATCGCCTATTAAGCAGCGTGCCTCATGATGCCATCTTTAAAACTCTCACTTCATCAGGCACCACCGGCGCGGTGTCTCGCATTGTGCTCGATCGCGACAGTGCCGCGCTGCAAAGTAAAGTGTTAGTCAAAATCATGCAGGAATATATCGGTAAACAACGCCTACCGATGCTGCTAGTAGAACAACCAGCTCTCATTCAAAACCGTAGCGGTTTTTCTGCTCGTGGCGCTGGTGCATTGGGGCTGTCGTTTTTAGGGCGTGATCATCACTATGCACTAGACGAACAGATGCAACCGAATTGGCCTGTGATTGAGGCGTTTTGCGAGAAATATGCTGATCAGCCGGTGTTCCTGTTTGGTTTTACCTTTATGGTTTGGCAATGCTTATTGGAGCCATTGAAAAAACGCAGCATCAAATTACCACTCTCAAGCGGTGTGTTATTCCACAGCGGTGGCTGGAAAAAATTGGAGCATTTAGCCGTGAGCGCCAGCGACTTTAATCAACGCTGTGCCGATGTGCTGGGTATTCAGCAGGTACACAATTTTTATGGCATGGTGGAACAAACCGGCGCTATTTTTGTCACTTGCGAGCATGGGCATCTGCATACGCCAGTGATGGCTGATGTGCTGATCCGAGATCCAAAAACTCTTACGGTTTTACCGCATAAACAGCAAGGGCTGATTCAGGTGCTTTCCGCTTTACCGCAAAGCTACCCCGGTCATAGTTTGTTGACGGAAGATCTCGGCACTTGTCTGGGGGAAGATGATTGCCCCTGCGGTCGAAAAGGTCGTTATTTTGTCGTGCATGGTCGTTTGCCGAAAGCGGAGGTGCGAGGATGCAGCGACACATTTCGTTAG
- a CDS encoding acyl-CoA reductase produces the protein MQRHISLATTEITPVKMPHWDDALFASIEVVCPRNTTWSAFELAPLAVFSESVIHFVTELSRRLLQLANSQPDLAALGFFLRPAALHQALQQYKHTDLMPLGLTFHLVPSNVPTVAFYSWLAALLQGNSAIVRLSSRSNQVQEAMLNLLNQMFSEVEWHAIAARVRFVRYPHNDAITEYFSAVCYSRVIWGGDSTIHEIRKIPLSAKAKELCFPERKSVAVLDSHYLNELSESEFTQLIQRLGLDISQFNQQACASPVLLVWRGEPSIALWQRFWLALSCQFPDEFADKLEQTVNLQLAACDGLISRVVQFGNLTIAEISHAADVTCCGFGDGLLVYQIVDELDDWLTQPASFQTCVYVGANKTHFVELVKKSLTMRIDRICSAGQALAFDWVWDGHDMLREFSRVLG, from the coding sequence ATGCAGCGACACATTTCGTTAGCCACAACTGAGATAACACCAGTCAAGATGCCACATTGGGATGACGCACTATTTGCTTCTATTGAAGTGGTTTGTCCGCGCAATACCACTTGGTCTGCATTTGAATTAGCGCCTTTAGCGGTGTTCAGCGAATCCGTGATCCATTTTGTGACTGAGTTGTCACGTCGCTTGTTACAGTTGGCGAATAGTCAGCCGGATTTAGCTGCGTTAGGTTTTTTTCTCCGACCTGCAGCATTGCACCAAGCTCTGCAACAATATAAGCACACTGATCTCATGCCTCTGGGGCTGACGTTTCATTTAGTGCCATCAAACGTACCAACCGTCGCTTTTTACTCTTGGCTGGCCGCACTACTGCAGGGAAATAGTGCCATAGTGCGTTTATCTTCACGCAGTAATCAGGTTCAGGAAGCCATGCTCAATTTGCTAAACCAAATGTTTAGTGAGGTGGAATGGCACGCTATTGCTGCTCGTGTTCGTTTTGTGCGGTATCCGCACAACGATGCCATCACCGAATATTTCTCGGCAGTGTGTTACTCCCGGGTAATTTGGGGCGGTGACAGCACTATTCATGAAATCAGAAAAATTCCGCTGTCAGCGAAAGCAAAAGAGCTCTGTTTTCCTGAACGTAAATCTGTTGCTGTGCTCGATAGCCATTATCTGAACGAATTAAGCGAAAGTGAATTTACGCAACTGATCCAACGTTTAGGTTTGGATATCAGTCAATTCAATCAGCAAGCCTGCGCTTCCCCTGTTTTATTGGTTTGGAGAGGCGAGCCGTCAATAGCATTATGGCAACGCTTTTGGTTGGCACTTTCATGTCAATTTCCTGATGAGTTTGCCGATAAGTTAGAACAGACGGTAAACCTACAGTTAGCGGCTTGTGATGGTTTGATTTCTCGGGTGGTACAGTTTGGTAATCTAACTATCGCTGAGATCAGTCATGCTGCAGATGTAACCTGCTGTGGATTTGGTGACGGTTTACTGGTTTATCAAATCGTTGACGAATTAGATGATTGGTTAACACAGCCTGCATCGTTCCAGACCTGTGTTTATGTTGGCGCCAATAAAACGCATTTTGTGGAGTTGGTAAAAAAAAGCTTAACCATGCGTATTGATAGAATCTGTTCTGCCGGGCAGGCATTAGCATTCGATTGGGTTTGGGATGGTCATGACATGTTGAGAGAGTTTAGCCGAGTATTGGGTTGA
- a CDS encoding glycosyltransferase produces the protein MKLSVLVPVFNLSAYVAECLISILEQQADFEFEVIAIDDCSTDDSFAILKNIAQRYPALVLLRNETNLGLAKTQKRLLQAAKGDYIAYLDGDDVALPGKLQVLADYLDLYPDCALVYHEAEVFDSDTGNVTSHYSRDYYNAAYIPQKATAEHLIRYGCFPNASSIAFRRHEHLTEAVDEQCKIILDHPWHILNALYGKGSVDFIPEVYGRYRIHSQSFGGQTKRRPERREQVLADQLRACDNARAFCIDEEIIAQGKAHYRFATALYFLKQGDEARFQRFIEASGTDHCFFDARHRFAWEQRDTPAVVAQQLFGITA, from the coding sequence ATGAAATTAAGTGTTTTAGTCCCGGTTTTTAATTTATCTGCTTATGTTGCGGAATGTCTGATTAGCATATTGGAACAACAAGCTGACTTTGAATTTGAAGTGATCGCAATTGATGATTGTTCTACAGATGACTCATTTGCCATATTGAAAAATATAGCGCAGCGATATCCGGCATTAGTATTGTTACGCAATGAGACTAATCTGGGGTTAGCCAAAACACAAAAACGTCTGCTTCAGGCAGCGAAAGGTGATTATATTGCCTATCTCGATGGTGATGATGTTGCGTTACCTGGAAAATTGCAGGTACTAGCTGATTATTTAGATTTGTACCCAGATTGTGCGCTGGTCTATCACGAAGCAGAGGTCTTTGATAGTGACACTGGTAATGTGACGTCACATTACAGCCGTGACTACTATAACGCTGCGTATATCCCTCAAAAAGCAACCGCTGAACATCTGATCCGCTACGGGTGTTTCCCTAACGCCAGTTCGATTGCGTTCCGGCGACACGAGCATCTGACTGAAGCAGTCGACGAACAATGTAAAATCATACTCGATCACCCATGGCATATTCTCAATGCTTTATACGGTAAAGGCAGTGTTGATTTTATTCCTGAGGTTTATGGCCGCTACCGGATTCATAGCCAGAGTTTTGGCGGACAAACTAAACGCAGACCTGAACGCCGCGAACAAGTGTTAGCCGATCAATTGCGGGCTTGTGACAATGCCCGCGCCTTTTGTATTGATGAAGAGATTATTGCTCAAGGTAAGGCGCATTATCGGTTTGCGACAGCACTTTATTTTTTGAAGCAAGGTGATGAAGCTCGTTTTCAGCGTTTTATCGAAGCATCTGGCACAGATCACTGCTTTTTTGATGCCCGGCATCGTTTCGCGTGGGAACAACGAGATACCCCTGCCGTCGTAGCACAGCAACTTTTTGGAATAACAGCATGA
- the glf gene encoding UDP-galactopyranose mutase — MNFQAIVVGAGLSGAVMAERMASQLGWKVLVLEQRPHIGGNCYDEYDAAGVLIHRYGPHLFHTDKQHVWDYLSQFTEWRPYEHRVLSQIDGQLLPIPFNLTSIERCFPAEKAQAMITALVARFGEGARIPILNLKQEYEPLLAELAEFIYQRAFVNYTCKQWGVTPESISPEVTARVPVVVSRDDRYFTDPWQAVPADGYSALFKKILTNPLIEVCLSTPMVNRINLNWENQQILLDDELFSGPVIYSGMIDQLLPDTRDILPYRSLRFEHQHLFQTQFQPVTTVNYPNDEIYTRITEFKHLTGQTHEGTSIVYEYPCEYQPELDLEPYYPFFTDKAQASYKRCREKLLQFSQIVALGRLAEYRYFDMDDAVDNALLVFQNLCHQLSRGITPDEA; from the coding sequence ATGAATTTCCAAGCAATAGTAGTAGGTGCTGGCTTATCCGGTGCAGTTATGGCCGAACGCATGGCCAGTCAATTAGGCTGGAAAGTGCTGGTGTTGGAGCAACGTCCGCATATTGGTGGTAATTGCTATGATGAATACGATGCTGCGGGTGTATTGATCCACCGTTATGGCCCACATCTGTTTCATACAGATAAGCAACATGTTTGGGATTATTTATCTCAATTTACCGAATGGCGCCCCTACGAGCATCGCGTTTTATCTCAGATCGACGGGCAATTATTACCAATTCCGTTTAATTTAACTTCAATCGAGCGTTGTTTTCCTGCTGAAAAAGCACAAGCCATGATTACAGCACTGGTTGCTCGTTTTGGTGAAGGGGCTCGTATTCCTATTCTGAACTTAAAACAGGAATACGAGCCTTTACTGGCTGAGTTAGCAGAATTTATTTACCAGCGAGCCTTTGTTAATTACACCTGTAAACAATGGGGCGTAACACCAGAGTCTATATCGCCAGAAGTTACGGCGAGGGTGCCGGTCGTAGTCAGTCGCGATGATCGCTATTTTACTGATCCTTGGCAGGCCGTGCCAGCGGATGGTTATAGTGCGCTTTTTAAGAAAATATTGACTAACCCATTGATCGAGGTTTGTCTTTCTACTCCGATGGTTAACCGTATCAACCTAAACTGGGAAAACCAACAAATTTTACTGGATGATGAATTATTTTCAGGTCCAGTAATTTACTCTGGCATGATTGACCAATTATTACCTGATACAAGAGATATTCTGCCATATCGTTCATTACGTTTTGAACATCAACATTTATTTCAAACACAATTTCAACCAGTGACCACTGTTAATTATCCTAATGATGAAATTTATACACGTATTACAGAATTCAAACATTTAACAGGTCAAACACATGAAGGGACAAGTATCGTTTATGAATACCCGTGTGAATATCAACCTGAATTAGATCTTGAGCCATATTATCCATTTTTTACAGATAAAGCACAGGCAAGCTATAAACGCTGCCGTGAAAAATTACTCCAATTTTCACAAATTGTTGCTCTTGGTCGCTTGGCCGAATACCGCTATTTTGATATGGATGATGCGGTAGACAATGCATTGCTTGTATTTCAAAATTTATGCCACCAACTTTCTCGTGGCATTACACCCGATGAGGCGTGA
- a CDS encoding methyltransferase domain-containing protein, with protein MNSKTKEELRFEFGANWQSYLKSHLSNERIDQARKDLLTFVGRNDLTGLRVLDIGSGSGIHSLAAFDSGATEIVSFDYDPDSVAATQGLHAMRGAPKNWTVMQGSVLDPAFMASLGKFDLVYSWGVLHHTGAVWTALDHAAERVATGGLFYIALYDSDWSAESPEFWCRIKQKYTASNQIIRWAYELWYVARFVLHYNPLKLGYLLKYIREYKKNRGMAFYHDVKDWLGGWPMEYTRIYDVIPRLQKKGLILLRSKLGEANTEYLFSDKQLRKDMTCFSPIDLPDPLTWNVKTLRCRNEFSQIDTSQPIYIYGAGKGGQMVKTLLQAEGYKIAGYISTKDNGQLDGLSIFSLDDFMKKDIANPQIVIASAYFDSISYALVQRGITSFFNAYPYIMAQVC; from the coding sequence ATGAATAGTAAAACAAAAGAAGAACTACGTTTTGAGTTTGGAGCCAACTGGCAGAGTTATTTAAAGAGTCATTTATCAAACGAACGTATTGATCAAGCACGTAAAGATTTACTGACTTTTGTTGGAAGAAATGATTTAACAGGGCTTCGTGTTTTAGATATTGGTTCCGGTAGCGGAATTCATAGTCTTGCTGCTTTTGATTCTGGGGCTACAGAGATCGTTAGCTTTGATTATGATCCAGACTCTGTTGCTGCAACCCAAGGTTTGCATGCAATGCGAGGAGCACCTAAAAATTGGACTGTTATGCAAGGATCCGTCTTAGATCCTGCTTTCATGGCTTCATTGGGTAAATTTGATTTAGTTTATTCGTGGGGTGTATTGCATCATACCGGCGCAGTCTGGACTGCTCTTGATCATGCGGCGGAGCGTGTTGCTACTGGTGGGTTATTCTATATCGCTCTTTATGATTCTGATTGGTCTGCAGAATCACCAGAGTTTTGGTGTCGCATCAAGCAAAAATATACGGCTTCAAATCAAATTATTCGTTGGGCTTATGAACTTTGGTATGTGGCTCGTTTCGTTTTGCACTATAACCCTCTCAAATTGGGCTATTTACTGAAATATATTCGTGAATATAAAAAAAATCGTGGCATGGCTTTTTATCACGATGTTAAAGATTGGTTAGGTGGTTGGCCGATGGAATATACTCGTATTTATGATGTAATTCCCCGTTTACAAAAAAAAGGTTTGATATTACTGCGTTCTAAATTAGGTGAAGCAAATACAGAATATCTATTCTCTGATAAACAATTACGCAAAGATATGACTTGTTTTTCGCCAATTGATCTTCCTGATCCGCTAACTTGGAATGTAAAAACACTTCGATGCCGTAATGAGTTTTCACAAATTGATACCAGTCAGCCTATTTATATTTATGGTGCAGGTAAAGGAGGGCAAATGGTCAAAACTCTTTTACAGGCGGAAGGTTACAAAATAGCTGGATATATATCGACGAAAGACAATGGTCAGCTTGATGGATTATCTATCTTTTCATTAGATGATTTCATGAAAAAAGATATTGCAAACCCGCAAATCGTGATAGCTAGCGCCTATTTTGATTCAATTTCATATGCATTAGTTCAACGAGGTATCACTAGTTTTTTTAATGCCTATCCATATATCATGGCTCAGGTGTGCTAG
- a CDS encoding glycosyltransferase: MKIVFYNWADYFYNSSRGGGVTVYQKNLINALLSENEIYFISSGEAYNPFRKEVYWIEKKPDRNVRIFEIVNSETIAPGHLAFSDASVISASSTQAVWKALLQKIQPDVVHFNNIEGLPVSSLNIKNYLPSCRVIFSLHNYYPFCPTVKLWRGSQQNCVNYNNGHACVTCPVFQIDMARELQVKSVKWLFRQWWQREVPSAFYPRLFSEQLWACWLRKALVHNRRLEVNKTITASFFSERRQQMVTAINQYCDRVLAVSDRVRQLAVGFGIHSEKIQVSYIGTQAAEKQCSPHIKASDGTLTLFYPGYMVAEKGFPFLLDALNALDIASAKQIKLIVAARNIDPIALAQLRSLEAKFSELIYFDGYSHDQLPTLFASADLTLVPVLWEDNLPQVAIESVCHGVPVLSSDLGGAQELGCNNQHFVFKAGSIPSFLDRLQKILSDYSLLETYWSQYRAPVRMFEHIAELLAVYKDC; the protein is encoded by the coding sequence ATGAAGATTGTTTTTTATAATTGGGCTGATTATTTTTATAATTCCTCTCGAGGTGGTGGTGTTACTGTCTATCAAAAAAATCTAATCAATGCATTATTATCCGAAAATGAAATATATTTCATTTCCAGTGGCGAGGCTTATAATCCTTTTCGTAAGGAAGTCTATTGGATAGAAAAAAAACCAGATCGTAATGTAAGGATCTTTGAAATTGTCAATTCAGAGACTATTGCACCTGGGCACCTTGCATTTTCTGATGCATCAGTTATTTCGGCTTCTTCAACACAAGCTGTTTGGAAGGCGCTACTACAAAAAATTCAACCGGATGTTGTTCATTTTAACAATATTGAAGGGCTTCCTGTTTCTTCTTTAAATATAAAAAATTATTTACCTTCATGCCGGGTAATTTTTTCGTTACATAATTATTATCCATTTTGCCCAACAGTGAAGTTATGGCGAGGAAGTCAGCAAAATTGCGTTAATTATAATAATGGTCATGCATGTGTTACATGTCCGGTTTTCCAGATTGATATGGCGCGTGAACTACAAGTTAAATCAGTTAAATGGTTATTTCGTCAGTGGTGGCAACGTGAAGTTCCCTCTGCATTTTATCCTCGGCTATTCTCTGAACAACTTTGGGCCTGCTGGTTACGTAAGGCTTTGGTTCACAATCGCCGGCTTGAAGTAAACAAAACTATTACTGCTTCGTTTTTTTCTGAACGTAGACAACAAATGGTTACTGCTATCAATCAATATTGCGATCGCGTTTTAGCTGTTTCCGATAGAGTGCGGCAATTAGCCGTAGGTTTTGGTATTCATTCTGAAAAGATACAAGTTAGTTATATTGGTACGCAAGCAGCGGAAAAGCAGTGCTCACCACATATTAAAGCATCTGATGGGACATTAACTTTATTTTATCCTGGATATATGGTTGCCGAAAAAGGCTTTCCATTTTTGTTAGACGCACTCAATGCTTTAGATATAGCGTCCGCAAAACAGATTAAGTTAATTGTCGCTGCTCGTAATATTGACCCCATAGCTTTAGCACAATTACGCTCTCTTGAGGCTAAGTTTAGTGAGTTGATCTATTTTGATGGGTATAGCCATGATCAATTACCAACTTTGTTCGCTTCTGCGGATCTGACTCTGGTTCCAGTACTTTGGGAGGACAATCTACCTCAGGTTGCTATTGAATCGGTATGTCATGGAGTGCCAGTATTAAGTAGTGACTTAGGTGGTGCTCAGGAACTTGGTTGTAATAACCAGCATTTTGTATTCAAAGCTGGAAGCATTCCTTCTTTTCTGGATCGATTGCAAAAAATATTATCGGATTATTCATTACTAGAAACATATTGGTCACAGTATCGTGCTCCTGTCCGTATGTTTGAACATATAGCTGAGTTGTTGGCTGTTTATAAGGACTGCTGA